The region CAAATTGATTCTAGCCTGGGGAGGGCTACCAGCTAAATGTGGGCTGGTAAATTTGAGCAGTGCTATGGAGCCTGCAGAAGGAGGGCCACTGCTTGGTGAAGATGTCGAACCACAAGCAGAgtggggaaagctgctgctctccacctGGCAGTGTGGGTTGCCCATGTCCTAGTTCTCACCTCCCAGCACTGAACTAACAGCACGTATGCGCAGCCACAcatctgtgcacacacacacagccatgCCTCTGCTTGTTTCTGACATGAAGGATGTGAAGCCAGTCAGAGTTAGATGAGGAGGCAGCTGATATCCTGAGGCCATCGTTCAGTGACCTCTTTTCTGGTTGTATTCCTTGAAATCAAGGTATCCCACTTTATTGCcagccttccctgggcagtTGGTATCAACACCCAGGTGAGACTACATACAAATAGGACAAAGTGCATACAAGGCACCCTCCCATGTGAAAACTGAGCAGAAATGGCACAGTCTGACCCAGTTTGTCTCTCTTTcatttgctgctttcctctctcccatTTCCCAGAGGACATTGGTCTCATCAgcatggcacagctctgcaggagaacCTTCCTTTGCTGACTGCctgccatccatccctgccagaTGCCTATGATTGCACCTTCCTGCTCTACTTCTCTTGGCAGCCAGAAATCCATCCCCACCCCACCCTCCTTTTCAGCAGCCTTGAGCACCCTGAACCCCCCATGCAGAGCAGGATTGGTGGCAGAGATTAGGTTGCTTCTTCTCAAGGCCCCCTGTTTGCTTCTTGCTCTGGCATTGCAGCTCCGCTGTCTTTCCCTGCATTTCCAGCCTTCATCCACCTGAAAACTTACCTCTGTGCTGAAAAGATTCCCAGAGAtgccacctgcagctccagtgccGGCATGCCAGTTAACCTATGTTGTGTTTCATCTCTCTCTTGCTGATCATTCTTTGCCCAGCTTCCCCTCAGGCTGCCGTTTCATTTCCACTTCACCTCTCAACCTCGACAATGTAAGCGGGGGAATTCCCACCTGGGTGATCTGATTGGCTGAACTGCTCTGATAAGAGCAGTAACACTATCAATCCTTTTAAATGTGCCAACACACAAAAGTCTGGCCCTATGGTAAGAGTGTACTGGGTGAAAACTAAGGCTTCTCTCACATCTCTCTTTGGCCTCTCTTTGTAATGACTGGCAAGATTTATTTCCCTTCGTACCTCTAGACACATGTTTCtcctaatttattttatcaGCACTCAGTTTTTGATCTCGGATGATTCACTCATCACCTTCCTGAACTTCAGCCTTGATTAAACCATGAGCTATATTTCTCCAAGAGAGTTAATAGAAAAATTGCTTCATAGCAGACTTTGGACTAACCCTGGAGATAACATTGtaacaggaaaacagaactgaaagtGGTTTTTGCAGGCGGCACCTACAGAAATTATCTCGTGTAGACAGATGTAAACATACACACAGAAGAGTGTGAATAGATACATATTTATCAAaccacatacacacatatatatatacacgaAGATGTATAAATATAGCACCAGAAAATATACGcaaattttgctatttttcaaaTACTCAGTCAGCTCATATGCCAAGCCTTTAGTATTTCACCACAAAATAATTGCACAGCTAAAATTTTATCAAAATCTAGACTCTCCTGTACTTAAACTCcagcaaaacaagcaaacaggaACAAGAAAATGTTAAGCTAGAGAAACCACAACTAACTTAATCCCTCAGAGACAATTTTAGGTTCCCAAAAGAACctttaaaacacaagaaatcCAAGCACTCAGTGTGGGACTACCTACCTTAATATAAGCTTCTGTATCTACCTGCTTGTCAAGACTTCCTTTGTAACCAGTGAAGAGCAATGTGATAATTCTAGGAGATTCCACACACTATGGTAGTTTTAGGAGATACCTCACACTGAAACAAAGAGATGAACTGCCTCGTATCCCTGTGATATTTTTCACCAACTACAAAAGGAAGTAGAGCTGTAAGGCTTCATGGCCCAGTGATTACATAAATATGCTCTGCAAAGCAGAAGAGCAAAACTAAGAACTGAGGCAGTCTGCAACACTATCTAGCCCACACATTAGAAACACAGTCTCACACCCAAGAATAGAAGGCTTCAGCTGTTTCTGTAGGTAGGTAGAAAGGAAAGTGGTGGTgatcatgaagaaaaaaatcaagaattcCGAGGAAGATATGGACACtggctgttgtggtttgacatTTGTCAAATTTAGTTTATCAGCTgagagataggattttgggagaaaaaggtaaaacaggcacaacttaaaagtaagaacagatagattttattaatacacactaaagaaaaagagaagagaaaaaaaaaattgagaccTGCTGaaacattcaaacaccttccccccccaccccccccaattgtttactttttcacacactacagagagaaaactatgattttcagtcagttgccaccatttaaacacgattctacatcaccttgggagaggagcctctctagggttatggggaacacgccacaagaaaaaaaatctattggctttcagagatctgcaatcgcctggaatttttgcagattctgtgcagtctcacccatattACAGCTTTCCACCCTGATCATGGGCTTCTACTCATGGACTTCTACTtgtgtttggggtatcattttaagaatgcttttctagtacaaaagagggattctcttccatttctaaattcacttctctctcaaaagaaatagagacctccttattctttcccaggagctggggacatattctaatcaaaattcttaattaaaacccatgtatatcaatacacacaaccctttggctagaacttgcattcccccaagcaacattaggatattacaaaaacagtccatttctccataattcacatctagaaatgtccacttcctccatcccatcttcaaaatagtctttctcagttctttcactgactttttctcaatgctctctctctctacatttcaaatgttttccacagaggaaggaaaagggttaaagtctttgctcagagtttttcttcttcagcagactcaaggccacagatgatggtcaggagagaggaagggaaagtgCATGCTCAGGAACATTGATAGACGAAATCTCCTCTACCCCTGGTCAGACCCTGAGTGACCCAAACTCGAATCAGCTTCCTGGggctccggagaaaagttcttaaaagtctctcctccttcggaccagcggctctggcaaccaaggcccagagcatggccaccgtggtcctggcgcagggccagagtgctggtctgcagtcctcctcctcctctccccatcagaggggccgggaggggacacaggggacacggccagccctggctgctgtcccacaggcagggcgCCCCCCGAGACCCAgcaggcctggccccggggggacCAGCCCGACCCCGACCCATGAGGTGATGTGACCTTCTTGAtgaccagaaaaagaaagagactgAGTCACCTGAAAGATTGTaatttaaggctgtgtttccagaggaatagaaacactcccattcgtcagccaacCTGTCACTCACAATCtatgctaaaccaccacactgGCAAAAACTGATTGATGCCCGTggcttttaatttcatttgcaaattCCAATGGCATTGTTAGAAAGCAGTAGGGCATAGTGCTAACAGGAAGTACAGAAATACCCCACACAGCAAAATGTATTTAGAAAAGTATATCAAGTCCAATAGGGTTTCCAAATATAATAGCTATAGGCAGGGACTTTTGAAGACCAGAGTATCAAACCACTGGAAAGTCAAAATCAGGCCTTTTCCAGTAGGTAAAACAACAATTATCTCTATACACAACAAAGCCAGTTGTAGTAACAAAGaataataagaaagaaaagatacgTAGCAGTAGGAAACAGTGATATACAGCCTTTTGTGGAAATATGTTGAAATGAGGGCTGCTGACTTCTACGACTTTAAGGCCCTTTTCAAGTTTTCCCAAAACATCTGCTGTTGCTCTTCACCAGCAGGCCACTCCAGGTAAGTCTTTGTGTTCATGATCTTCCGCAGCTTGCAGAACCTCTTGGGAATCGCTTGGCTCTGGATGGGCTCCAGGAGGACGAGAATGGCCGCGTCGTTGTTCTCATCAAAGAGGCGGAAATGCGAGAAGTCCAGCTCGTACTTGCACCACTCGCTCTGCACAAAGTGCTCGGACAGCACAAAGAGCGTCTTGCGGCTCTTCTCAATGGAGTCGATGATGTTGTCCACGATCCACTTGCCGGGCACAAAGTCCCGCTTGTGCAGGCAGAGGCGGAAGGGAGGGCAGGCCTGCTCCAGCTCCCGCACCATGGTGTTCTCCACCCACTCCGAGTCGTTCTCGCTGTAAGAGACAAAAGCGTCGTAGGTGACGTCCTTCGGCGGGGCGCGCTTGGGCTTCCGCTTGGCCTGCAGCCACGCCCACGTCATCCGCAGGTACCAGACCACGTGGTACTTGTAGCCGAcggccaccagcagcaggatgacCAGGAACATCAGGACGCAGATCAGCGACACCATCAGGGACCTGTGGCACTCCATCAGGGAGAGGTGCACGGCGCCAACCTGCGCCCCTCTCACCGCCAGCGGAGAGTCACACACGTACTTGTCCGGCCACCCCACCAGCACCTGGGCTAGCCTGGCTTCATGCTGGATGAAGGAGAGGAACTCACAGGAGCAGATGAAGTGGTTGTCACTggcatccagcagctccattcTCCTGAAGGACTCAAACTCCTCCTTGGAGAAACTGTTCAGCTTGTTTCTTCTGACAGACAAGGCCACTAAGTTTGGGAGGGGTGCCGCACCCGGCAGGGTCTTCAGCTGGTTTCTCGTGAGGTACAGCTCTTTCAGATTTGACAGCTGCAGTCCAAACTCCTGCAGGTTGTTTCCACTAACATCCAAAACTTCCAGTGATAGAGGAATGCATTTTGTTACTTTGGGAATTTGAGTGCTGGAGaggtttaaatatttcaggtgtTTTGGCCATGTACAGGCATCTGGAATCtcaccaaaattattttggctaATGTCAAGATTATTTAGTGTGGGTAGACGAGATGTATAATTTGCAGTCTTTTCCAGAGATTTTAGAGAGTTCTGACTTAGATTTAAAGTTTGCAGTGAAGGCCAGGAACCTTCACAGATTGTCTCATCTAAACGATTATTTACAAGCAAATTATCATGAAAGTCCAGATACAGAAGTGATAAAAAATATCTTGCGAGCTTGCATGGTACCATGAAAACATTAGAGCTTGTAATAGTGAGTCTTTTTAGATTGGTTATTTGTGACTCCATACCTTCCAGGtcaataaacaaatgaaaattctgaatCAATACCTTTTTTATCGTTATTGTTTCAACAAAACTTTGTCCACTCCTTGTAATTTCTTCAGTGTTCCATATTCCCTGCCCCTCAAGCACACAATTGATTGCCTCTAACACTTTCAAAGAGGTGATTTCTTTCAGTAACACTAATGCTCTGCTAAGACTTTGATCTGTGAAGAAAGCTTCTTTAAATGTAAGTTTTTGTATCCTAAAAGGACTTGTAGAATTCTGCACCAAGCTTTTTTTTAGAACTGGTAATTTGATTTCTGTCACTTCCAGCCAAGTGACAGAGTGCAGACAGTCCCTAACAATTTCTGAGAATATATTAATACTTCTTATGTTTATGATCATATGATTTATCGCCTTAATTGATTTCAAACTTCCCTGCTCATACTGACTGAGATTGCTGCCATCAATCCACAACTTGTGCAGAAGCTCAATGCCCTCAAAGTTCCCTTGCCTTATCACAGAGAACCGTGGGTTGCCCAGGTGGAGAGAGCTCAGGTTCCCCAGGCTAGAAAAGGGGGAGCTCTGCCCCAGGTCTCTGTAGGAATTGCCTTGAAggtggaggtgctggagtgaaAAAAGGTGCCTAAACCACAGTGGGGACAAGTGAGCCAAGCTGTTATTTGACAAGTCCAAGAGCTCCAGTTTCGCCAGGGACTGAAACGAGTCCTCATCTATGGAGCTGATTTGGTtggactgcagcagcagggctctcAGGTTCACAGCCTGCTGCAGGTCCTGGGACTGGATGCGCTTTATCCTGTTGTGGGCTAGGTTTAACAGTGTGATTTTGGGTGTGAGTCCCAGAGGAATGAAGTCCAagcccatggaggagcagcTACAAAGCTGACTGGCATCGCATGAAGGACAAGCCTGCTTCAGTCCTTGCTGTTCAGAGAGGTTTGCAGCTAAGACCATGTAGAGGGCCAACACTTGCCAGGTGTGTGTAGTTCttgatttgggttttgcttGGATGGACATTTTGCTGcaggaaacataaaaaaaagaagataggGTCAAATTTTAGTTTTGAACAGCAGCTAAAAACTCTTAAAATCCTGCACCATTTTATTAGTAAtctcagattaatttttttatgttatcCTGTAATGTcagttttcctctccttcttgAGTTTCTCAGCCCTGTAACCACAGTGTGTTGCTCATCCCTGGAGTACAGCCAGATCACTTGTCAAGAGCCATAAAGAACCATTACTAGTGTCCCACTTTTTTATATGCACATTGGCTGTGACTCACTTCTTTCATCTCTCACATTATGCCTCCTCTCAGCAAAGAAGCTAGAGCTGGATGTTTCAGCCCCAGTTAGTAGAGGATGGTTAGATCATCAATGATCAGGATGAGGGGATTGAGTGCAGACTCGGTTTGCAGACAACACCAAGttgggtgggagtgttgatctaCTGCAGTGTAAGGAGGCTCTACAGAGGGATCCAGATTGGATAGATCCATGGCCTGAGGCCAGTTGTATGAGACTCAACAAAATAAAGTACCATGTGCTGCACTTGGATCACCACAACCCCACACAGCCCTAAACGCCGGGGTCAAAGTGGCTGGAAAGCTTCCCTGGAAAGGACCTGGAGGCACTGGTCAATGGGCCATGAGCCAGCATGTGCGCAGGTGTCTAAGAAGcccaatggcatcctggcctaTAGCAGGAATAGTGTGACCAACAGGACtagggcagtgattgtccccctgtacttggcactggtgaggccacacctcaaatcctgtgttcagttttgggcctcTCACTTCAAGAAGAACATTGAGGTGCTGGGGCATGTGCAGAGCCaggtgacagagctggggaggggtctAGAATGTAAGTCTTAAGGGAACCAGCTGAGGGAACTAtagttgtttagcctggagaaaaaggaggctCACAGGGGACTTTATCAGtctctacaaccacctgaaatGAGGTTGTAGCAGGGTGGGGTCAGTCTCTTCCAGTTAACACATGATAGGgtaagaggaaatggcctcaagttgccCCAGTggaagtttagattagatattaggaaaaaaaattcacagaaagggtggtcaagcactggcacaggctgcacagggaagtggtagagtcaccacccctggaggtaTTAAAACGACATACAGATATGGTCGTTAGGGACATAGTATAGTGGTAGGCTTGGCAGTATTTGGTTAATGGTTTGAGTCAATGGTCTTAAGgtctttttaaagcaaagggattcagtgattctatgattaaaaACACCCACAGCTCTTGCAGCGTTTAGCCTGCCCATTCTGTATGGCTACATGGCAGGCAGAAGCCCAAACAGACCCTGCTCTCCCTCTCAGCCCTTCCAGTGGGCTGAGGTTTCCAACATCATAAACTTCCCTGGAAAAGATCTGGGGGTCCCCTGCCTCAGGGCTTCTAAAAGCAGAGTCTCACCAGCCTCAGGGCTTCTaaaagcagagctcctgccacACCCTTTTGCACATTGTGTAAGCAACTCACATTCTTTACTGGAAAGGCAGAACAAGCTGATATGTAATGAAGTCTATcagattttctgtaaaacaacaCCAGTAATAGATGGGAGTTGGAGGTTACCATCACCCTATAAACAGTGGATATAATTAGAACAACACTGATTTTAATGTAAAGAAGGGCTGTGTTCCCTGCCATAGGTGCCAAAAACACTCCACCAAGTTCAAACCGTAAACAGTTCCAGTACTGCAGTACCCTTAAACCCTGAGTAAGCAGAGGTTAAGTGCTTACCTTGTGTACTGCATGCTGTGTTTCAGTCTCCTTGTGTCCTGGTCATGGCATCTGAACGGTCATCTCATACCTGCAAACATAACAAAAGCTGGAAATTTTTGGCAGGTCTGATGACATGACAGTCctgaagtaagaaaatatttcagcctcAAAATACTGTTGTCTTTAAACAAAACTTCATGTTCCTAGTTTCCCAGTGTCCTCTAACTACACAATCAGTGAATCATCATACCAGTTTACATCTCTTCTCTCTAGTGGTGGCTCCCCTGAGGAAGTCATGGCTTCTGAAGAGTCCAGGATTGCTCAGCACATATGGCTCACCCTTCACACTCACATTTCAATCAATTCTACTCTTGCTGCTGACTGGGGACACAAAAATGAGAACAGATTGTGGCTGAACTCtcttctttgaaagaaaaaatttagtGTCAGTCAGCTCCTGTTGCTGGAAAGGCTGATGCAACCACTTTGCACAAGACATTCTTTCATAATCACTTCCTCCACTATTAAGTGCAGAAATAGTTCCCAGGCAAAACTGCATTCACCCCCCTGTAGCTCTACTTTTGATACTTTTTGTCTGATAGGCACTGGGGGTTGTTCGCTCTGCTGAGAAAAGAACACTTCAGCACAACCAAGTTATGTAAGTTCTGTAAAATATTATCAATATATAGAGTGATACATATATTATATTAAGTGTTGGAGTCAAGTTATTTAGTTAAGGAGCATACTACAGAAACATTCACCATCCTTTAATTTCCTAGGACACTACAGTCATATGTTGTCAACAGAAAATGAGTAAGAACAGGAATGATATTCTGTCTGAAGCAAAGTATCGCTCTGTAAACATCAAAGGCAATTTTGAGAAAGGAGGTTGATGGTATTCATTTTAACCTGACTGAAGTAATACATAGTTGGTCAAGTAGCCAAGTATTCCCTTGAATAAAGGGGCAGAGAGTTGTCCTACCAGCTCTGAAAGGGAAGTCCATTAAATTCCAACACTAACATTCCTATTGCAGATACCATTTTTGTCTGTGTTCAGAAATGGTCACATTTTGCTGCCCTCTTGCACCAAGAAATACCTGCCTGAGAGCAGACTGATTCCTGCCACATGTCAGAGGACCCACAGCAGCATCTGTGTGATCAACGATGGCAAAGCCCACGGAGAGCCCAAATGCACTTCATAGCAACCTTCAGTCCCACTGCACTGACATTAGCATTGCACTTATATCAAGACATAAAGAAATTGAAATACTGAGATACTCTTGTATTTTCTGTCTACTGCAGGGGATAGCGGATAAACATAACATTGTAAAATAGAGGCAAAGCAGCTGTGGGGCAGAACAGAGAAGGGAAATACTCTTAAGTGAATGGATGTCATCAACTTCCCCAAAGCCACCTCTTTCCTCTAGATATTCTCAGCTGAAATGGTTCTTGTTCCTCATTAGGGAAgacttcagttttcaaaatattaactCTGGGTTCAATGAGACTTGTTACTGtatatttttgtcttcaaaattGCACCTCCCTCATACAATAAATTTTAGTTTGGGAAGAGTTTTGGAGAAGACCATGTACATAATTCAGTGTGAAATGGGCACACTCTTCTATCTGTTATAGCTTCATCACCACACATTTGTGGAGAATTGAGGTAAGCACCAGCTGTTTTTTCAGAAGAGACCACTATCTTCTAACATCCAGGCTCAGCCACTCTGAACACAGATGGATCTACCCTGGGCCAGGTTTCTGGTTTCTCTCAGAAAGAGAGGACTGGTGTGACCATGCCACAGTTCACAAACCAAGCAGTCCATTTCAGCAAGCTGCTTAAAATGCCAAGAAATGGGGATGATTGTAAGGGTTTATCACATTATCCAGACTCAGGAAGGTTTGAGACTGAGCATAAATACTCTCCACAAGCTGCTCCACAGACAAGGTATCAGCCACCTGCCTCCCAGAGTATTAGCTTTCAAACTGAGCTGCAACATAGCTCAAAACAACTTCTGAAATCAAAGACTCTAAAGCAGGAGAAAGCTGCTCTCTTTTAAGATGAGAATACTCTTCAACTGCTTTTTCTCCACGGTAACTGCATGTTTAGCATTGAAGAAAGTGCACCTTGTAGGtgctttctctcctcttccaaGTTTAAGCTATGATTAACCTTCCTCTTTTATACTGTTTAAAACAAGTCACATGCCTTACCCTACGGTACGTTTTCCTAAGAGAAGCCCATGGATCTGCAACAAGCCTGTTCTTTTGTAACTGCAGATGTTCCAAGCAGAGGCACCACACAAGGCTTTACCAGCAGGTAGCTGGGAATAAGATAGAGATGTGGTTATTATTTTTGAAGCTGTCTTACTTTCAGTGTTCCTGTTTATCTAACAGCAGCACAAGCAGTACCCAAACTGGGTGTGATGCACTCTTCAAGTGCTTCCCGTTCCCAGTCTCACACGGAAGgatcctgcagcccctcctttctctcttcctgcatGTCAGTGTCCACACTGAGAGCTGTCTGTtgcttttctgctgagaaaGGACAAGCGGGCAATGCAGAAAGGACCCCAACCTGGGCAACACCCTACCCCAGATTGCTGCctcaaagaaaaagcagaagcagtaGAAAGGGGAGGGAGGCATGAATCCATTGACCAGCCTGTGACATAAGCAGAAAGCACGCTTTCCAAATCCTTGTACACAGCACAAAACTGCTTCCTCATACTTACTTACCACTGGTTACCAGGATGTGTCAGCATGTCAGCTTGGTTGCAACACTGCCAGGCAGGCTGAACCTGGGATGTTCTTACCCTAAGTGTCCCCAGAAAAGGATGGAAGAGAAAAGCCAAAAGTCCAATCTGTCCTTGCAGTCTTTGGAGCAGAAGGTATAATACTCATGAAATTGAAAGCAGAATCACTTGGCATCCTTTCATGGTCCTGGAACAGATTCTTTGTGTGCAGTGCTGGTGCCTGTGCTTTAATCTGTGTTGCAGGGCTTCAGGTATTCATCTTGAAGCTACAACAGAAAGGTACATGATAACGAAAAGTAAACCATTTTAACTTTGTTATGTTCTGTATCAGGCCTACCCTGCCAGCTGCTTAATCCCCTGGTCTGACCTTCAGACTGGAAGTTTAAATGCAAAGGACCCGAttacctttgtttttcttctgggcAATGCTCACCCTGCAGTTGTGGCAGAGCATGATAATGATGTATAACTGGTTAGTCATTCAGCAGACAGCCTACAGCACTGCCTCTGCcaaggaagcagagctgtggatttatttttgtcatattctttctgaaagcattcagtcagaaaaacacaacactgaTTTGCTACCTTAACTGAGGAGCATCTTGCAGGGAAGTTTGCAGGCTCAGACACAAAAGCATATCTTAATGATATAGGAAGTTTCATTTTTCTAGAATAGTTGTAACAGCATGAACTCAACAAgagaaaacataatttctgccaaaatatttctgatgagTTCTTGACTCCCAAGGAAATTGCATCAACAGGAAATGCAAGGCAAAGCTGGACAACGCAGCTCCATTCTTACTTGGCCCCTTAGGTAcagtgaaaaatctttttttctgacagcaaTATTAGAATATACGCagcaaatacatattttccagtaatacacagtaaaaaaaagggCAAGTTTTGATACACTATTCTGAAGACAACCATGCTAAACACACAAAATTCTGTTATCATGACACAGATTTGTTACTCCAAAATGGGAGCTCTGAGACAACTCATATGGAACAGGCCCCACAATCATTGCTGCTTGTTTCCCCAGCCAGCATGGGGCTGGACACCAATCAGTTGTGCTGATGAGTAGCTCAGCCACACACAAATGCTAGTCACTCAGTGGGACCAATGGGACCCATGTCTGGCATGAGGCTTCCTGGaatgctgcagagagaaaggcaaaataTAAAGTTGATACCAGCAACTGATGATCTCCCTTGATGCACATGTGGGAGAGGTCTGTCTGGAAATATATCCAGTTGAGTTCAACTTCCTTTAAGCACCACCCAGATCTTTCTGCATCCCTGTGAAAGGGGTCCATCTCCCAGAGAAGGTGCAGGGATGGGAACCATGCATGGAGAGGGGTGACCAAGACCcatgctgctcagagcagccttgACCTCAGCTTTTCTGACAGACCAGCTTGGCTGCAACAGCCCTTATACTTGTCATATTCACAACCCTGGACCTCTACAGGTGTGCCAGAAGGAGAGCCTAATCAGGTTGTAGGACTCAGAAACCTGAAACACACACATGTGGTACTGGACCTCAGAGTTCAGCTCAAATTTACTTGAGCAGATAGGCTCCCAGCTTGCTGCCCGGGGGATACATCCCCTAAAAACAGACATAAtctggaaataatattttcttttaaaatattttctacaatTTTCATAATGTTGATTGGTTCAGCATTATCAATGTGTAAAGGTGgttcttaagatttttttagaGATCTTTAGGAAATACTTCTGTGTAGCTTTCCCAGGTACCACTCCCAGAGTGTTTTGaaggacttttttcctttgctctaCATCTATCTCACTCTTTTATTCAATTTGCTTTGCTGTATCCCAGACTCTATGACAGAGGTTATCTCCTATGGACTGCCCAGAATGGTATTTGGACACCTAAGTCATATTTccagtcttttaaaaaagaggtGTCTTTCCTGtttccaaacaaaattttacatg is a window of Sylvia atricapilla isolate bSylAtr1 chromosome 4, bSylAtr1.pri, whole genome shotgun sequence DNA encoding:
- the LOC136360439 gene encoding toll-like receptor 2 type-1, producing the protein MQYTSKMSIQAKPKSRTTHTWQVLALYMVLAANLSEQQGLKQACPSCDASQLCSCSSMGLDFIPLGLTPKITLLNLAHNRIKRIQSQDLQQAVNLRALLLQSNQISSIDEDSFQSLAKLELLDLSNNSLAHLSPLWFRHLFSLQHLHLQGNSYRDLGQSSPFSSLGNLSSLHLGNPRFSVIRQGNFEGIELLHKLWIDGSNLSQYEQGSLKSIKAINHMIINIRSINIFSEIVRDCLHSVTWLEVTEIKLPVLKKSLVQNSTSPFRIQKLTFKEAFFTDQSLSRALVLLKEITSLKVLEAINCVLEGQGIWNTEEITRSGQSFVETITIKKVLIQNFHLFIDLEGMESQITNLKRLTITSSNVFMVPCKLARYFLSLLYLDFHDNLLVNNRLDETICEGSWPSLQTLNLSQNSLKSLEKTANYTSRLPTLNNLDISQNNFGEIPDACTWPKHLKYLNLSSTQIPKVTKCIPLSLEVLDVSGNNLQEFGLQLSNLKELYLTRNQLKTLPGAAPLPNLVALSVRRNKLNSFSKEEFESFRRMELLDASDNHFICSCEFLSFIQHEARLAQVLVGWPDKYVCDSPLAVRGAQVGAVHLSLMECHRSLMVSLICVLMFLVILLLVAVGYKYHVVWYLRMTWAWLQAKRKPKRAPPKDVTYDAFVSYSENDSEWVENTMVRELEQACPPFRLCLHKRDFVPGKWIVDNIIDSIEKSRKTLFVLSEHFVQSEWCKYELDFSHFRLFDENNDAAILVLLEPIQSQAIPKRFCKLRKIMNTKTYLEWPAGEEQQQMFWENLKRALKS